In Ovis canadensis isolate MfBH-ARS-UI-01 breed Bighorn chromosome 3, ARS-UI_OviCan_v2, whole genome shotgun sequence, one DNA window encodes the following:
- the IL1R1 gene encoding interleukin-1 receptor type 1 isoform X1, whose product MKLLLRLLCFITLLIPSLEADKCEEHEEKITLVSPAHEIDARSCPLITSVHKEPITWYKNDSTTAVSTERGSRIHQHKDKLWFVPAEVEDSGAYYCSVRNSTYCLKIKIVVEFVQHEPNLCYSERTVFTQRLLTAGDGQLVCPYLDFLKDENNELPQVQWYKDCKPLLLDNVNFAGVTNKLIITNVNTTHSGHYMCLASYTHLGKQYRVTRAIKLITLEKSRNTIPEIVSPANETMEVVLGSWLQLICNVTGRLSNYVYWKWNGSMISTYTPVLEEDFITVENPVNRRRSTVLARLNISAVESKFFLHPFTCLAKNTEGISTAYIQLIHPVPDFQKPTVGIFVMLTLVITCSVCIYKVFKVDIVLWYRDSFYDFLPKKVSDGKTYDAYILCPKTPGEGSTCNSDIFVFKVMPEVLEKQCGYKLFICGRDDYVGESIVEVVNENVKKSRRLIIILVSETSGFSWPGNSSEEQVAMYNALIQEGIKVVLLELEEIPDYEKMPESIKFIKQKQGVIRWSGDFREGSQSMNSRFWKKVRYHMPVQRQRRLSKHQLLSPAALLDSKEKRPMEVHVPLG is encoded by the exons ataaatgtgAGGAGCATGAAGAGAAAATTACATTAGTTTCCCCCGCACATGAAATTGACGCCCGTTCGTGTCCTCTCATCACAAGTGTACACAAAGAGCCTATAACTTGGTATAAAAATGACAGCACAACAGCTGTATCTACAGAAAGAGGATCCAGGATTCATCAGCACAAAGACAAGCTCTGGTTTGTTCCTGCTGAAGTGGAGGATTCAGGAGCTTACTACTGCTCGGTGAG aaattcaaCTTACTGCCTCAAAATTAAAATAGTGGTAGAGTTTGTGCAGCATGAGCCTAACTTGTGTTACAGTGAAAGAACTGTGTTTACCCAGAGACTACTGACCGCGGGAGACGGACAGCTTGTATGTCCTtacttggattttttaaaagatgaaaacaatgaGTTACCCCAAGTACAGTGGTATAAG GATTGCAAACCTCTACTTCTTGACAATGTAAACTTTGCTGGAGTAACAAATAAGCTGATCATCACAAATGTGAACACAACACACAGTGGGCACTATATGTGTCTTGCATCGTACACACACTTGGGAAAGCAGTATCGTGTCACCCGGGCGATAAAGCTGATTACTCTGG agaaaTCCAGAAACACAATACCTGAGATTGTGAGTCCAGCTAATGAGACAATGGAAGTGGTCTTGG GATCCTGGCTTCAATTGATCTGCAATGTTACTGGCCGGCTAAGTAACTATGTCTACTGGAAGTGGAATGGGTCAATGATTAGCACATATACTCCTGTGCTGGAGGAAGACTTTATCAC AGTGGAGAATCCTGTAAACAGAAGAAGGAGTACAGTCCTCGCACGGCTTAATATTTCGGCAGTGGAAAGTAAATTTTTCCTGCATCCATTTACCTGTTTAGCCAAGAATACAGAAGGAATAAGCACAGCATATATACAACTGATACATCCAG TCCCTGATTTCCAGAAGCCCACAGTTGGCATATTCGTCATGTTAACACTGGTAATTACATGCTCTGTTTGCATCTACAAAGTCTTCAAGGTTGACATTGTGCTTTGGTACAGAGATTCCTTCTATGATTTCCTCCCGAAAAAAG ttTCAGATGGAAAGACATATGATGCATACATACTATGTCCAAAGACCCCTGGGGAAGGGTCCACCTGTAACTCAGACATTTTTGTGTTTAAAGTCATGCCTGAGGTCTTGGAAAAACAGTGTGGCTATAAGTTGTTCATCTGTGGCCGCGATGACTACGTTGGGGAAA GCATTGTTGAGGTTGTtaatgaaaatgtaaagaaaagcaGGAGACTGATTATCATTTTGGTCTCAGAAACGTCAGGATTCAGCTGGCCGGGCAATTCATCTGAAGAGCAGGTGGCCATGTACAATGCTCTCATTCAGGAAGGAATTAAAGTCGTCctgctggagctggaggagatTCCAGACTATGAGAAAATGCCAGAATCCATTAAATTCATTAAGCAGAAGCAGGGGGTCATACGCTGGTCAGGGGACTTTAGAGAGGGGTCGCAGTCTATGAACTCGAGATTCTGGAAGAAGGTCAGGTACCACATGCCAGTCCAGCGGCAGCGGCGTTTATCCAAACACCAGCTGCTGTCCCCGGCCGCTCTGCTGGACTCTAAGGAGAAACGACCCATGGAGGTCCACGTGCCTCTCGGGTAG
- the IL1R1 gene encoding interleukin-1 receptor type 1 isoform X2 yields the protein MKLLLRLLCFITLLIPSLEADKCEEHEEKITLVSPAHEIDARSCPLITSVHKEPITWYKNDSTTAVSTERGSRIHQHKDKLWFVPAEVEDSGAYYCSVRNSTYCLKIKIVVEFVQHEPNLCYSERTVFTQRLLTAGDGQLVCPYLDFLKDENNELPQVQWYKDCKPLLLDNVNFAGVTNKLIITNVNTTHSGHYMCLASYTHLGKQYRVTRAIKLITLGTF from the exons ataaatgtgAGGAGCATGAAGAGAAAATTACATTAGTTTCCCCCGCACATGAAATTGACGCCCGTTCGTGTCCTCTCATCACAAGTGTACACAAAGAGCCTATAACTTGGTATAAAAATGACAGCACAACAGCTGTATCTACAGAAAGAGGATCCAGGATTCATCAGCACAAAGACAAGCTCTGGTTTGTTCCTGCTGAAGTGGAGGATTCAGGAGCTTACTACTGCTCGGTGAG aaattcaaCTTACTGCCTCAAAATTAAAATAGTGGTAGAGTTTGTGCAGCATGAGCCTAACTTGTGTTACAGTGAAAGAACTGTGTTTACCCAGAGACTACTGACCGCGGGAGACGGACAGCTTGTATGTCCTtacttggattttttaaaagatgaaaacaatgaGTTACCCCAAGTACAGTGGTATAAG GATTGCAAACCTCTACTTCTTGACAATGTAAACTTTGCTGGAGTAACAAATAAGCTGATCATCACAAATGTGAACACAACACACAGTGGGCACTATATGTGTCTTGCATCGTACACACACTTGGGAAAGCAGTATCGTGTCACCCGGGCGATAAAGCTGATTACTCTGG GCACTTTCTAG